From Anaerolineales bacterium, one genomic window encodes:
- a CDS encoding NADH-quinone oxidoreductase subunit D (Catalyzes the transfer of electrons from NADH to quinone): protein CFREREIILDIFEMCSGQRMMTSYIRPGGIWRDLPSGFEEAVRQFLKMFPRRIQQYESMLTKNPLFIDRTKKIGVLDAQQAIRLGVTGPMLRAAGVGLDLRKAQPYSGYEQYDFEVPTATGGDNYDRYLVRMEEMRQSLRIVEQALNRLPAGPFISANRKFVPPPRAELGTSMEAVIHHFKLWTEGFSAPKANVFLPVESPRGVLGCYLEGDGGPKPYRVHFRAPSFAHLQALPVMSRGHFVADLVAIIGSIDIVLGDADR from the coding sequence TGCTTCCGGGAACGAGAGATCATCCTCGACATCTTCGAGATGTGCTCGGGACAGCGGATGATGACCTCGTACATCCGACCGGGAGGCATCTGGCGCGACCTGCCGAGCGGCTTCGAAGAGGCGGTGCGGCAGTTCCTCAAGATGTTCCCGCGCCGGATCCAGCAGTATGAGTCCATGCTGACCAAGAATCCGCTGTTCATCGACCGCACCAAGAAGATCGGCGTGCTGGACGCCCAGCAGGCGATCCGCCTGGGCGTGACCGGGCCGATGTTGCGCGCCGCCGGCGTCGGGCTGGACCTGCGTAAGGCGCAGCCGTATTCGGGCTACGAGCAGTACGACTTCGAGGTCCCGACGGCGACGGGCGGCGACAACTACGACCGCTACCTGGTCCGGATGGAAGAGATGCGCCAGTCGCTGCGCATTGTCGAGCAGGCCCTCAACCGGCTGCCTGCGGGGCCGTTTATCAGCGCTAACCGCAAGTTCGTGCCGCCACCGCGGGCTGAGCTCGGGACGAGCATGGAGGCCGTGATCCATCACTTCAAGCTGTGGACCGAAGGCTTCTCAGCGCCGAAGGCCAATGTCTTCCTGCCGGTCGAGTCGCCCCGAGGCGTCCTCGGCTGCTACCTGGAGGGAGATGGCGGGCCGAAGCCGTACCGAGTCCATTTCCGTGCCCCGAGCTTCGCCCACCTGCAGGCCCTGCCGGTCATGAGCCGCGGCCACTTCGTGGCCGACCTGGTGGCGATCATCGGCAGCATCGACATCGTTCTCGGAGACGCCGACCGCTAA
- the nuoE gene encoding NADH-quinone oxidoreductase subunit NuoE, with protein sequence MLREKYPQEIERILAIYPPDQRRSAVMPLLYLAQRESGYVTRQAMEEVAGLIGLEPTQVGSLVGFYTLYHDEPGGTYRIQVCTDLPCALRGAEAFAEDLCRNLGIRLGETTADGSVTVEAVMCLAGCDRAPLFQLQTADGIHYHENQTVQSALELIEHLRRDGGRG encoded by the coding sequence TTGCTCAGGGAAAAGTACCCGCAGGAGATCGAGCGAATCCTGGCCATCTACCCGCCAGACCAGCGGCGCTCGGCCGTGATGCCGTTGCTGTACTTGGCTCAACGCGAGAGCGGCTATGTCACTCGCCAGGCGATGGAAGAGGTGGCTGGCCTCATCGGCCTCGAGCCGACACAGGTCGGGTCGCTGGTCGGCTTCTACACGCTTTACCACGACGAGCCGGGCGGAACCTACCGCATCCAGGTGTGCACCGACCTGCCTTGCGCCCTCAGGGGTGCTGAGGCCTTCGCCGAAGATCTCTGCCGCAACCTGGGGATCCGCCTGGGAGAGACGACGGCTGATGGCAGCGTGACGGTCGAGGCCGTCATGTGCCTGGCCGGCTGCGACCGGGCGCCGCTCTTCCAGCTGCAGACCGCCGACGGGATCCACTACCACGAGAACCAGACGGTGCAGTCGGCGCTCGAATTGATCGAGCACCTGCGCCGGGACGGCGGCCGTGGCTGA
- the nuoF gene encoding NADH-quinone oxidoreductase subunit NuoF, which translates to MAERLLLRHRDLPGLGELPGYQAHEGFEGLRKAVMTMTPAQVIDLVKASGLRGRGGAGFPTGVKWSFLSPGVFPRYVVANADESEPGTFKDRELMEHNPFQFLEGVAICAYAAQANLAYVYCRGEFWDLAHRLEENLAEMGRAGFLGARLLGTDYDLDIRVHLGAGAYICGEETALLESLEGRLGQPRLRPPFPAAKGLYGKPTVVNNVETLANLPLILTRGAEWYRGFGTEKSPGTKIFSLSGHVARPGNYELPLGTPFRELIFTYGGGTSSGLKVKAIMPAGASSSILPGTDEVLDTPMDYESVAAAGSALGSASVIVMDESVDLGWVLKKTSEFFNHESCGKCTPCREGTYWMLHAIERLEHNRRSVGDVALLRSVAAGMQGKCLCALGEFSVVPVVTGIDRFQADFRPDGRDEP; encoded by the coding sequence GTGGCTGAACGCTTGCTGCTGCGCCACCGGGATCTGCCGGGGCTTGGCGAGCTGCCGGGCTACCAGGCCCACGAGGGTTTCGAGGGCCTGCGCAAAGCAGTCATGACCATGACCCCAGCCCAGGTGATCGATCTAGTGAAGGCCTCGGGCCTGCGCGGAAGGGGCGGCGCCGGCTTCCCCACCGGGGTCAAGTGGAGCTTCCTCTCCCCCGGGGTTTTCCCCCGCTACGTCGTCGCCAATGCCGATGAGTCCGAGCCCGGGACCTTCAAGGATCGCGAGTTGATGGAGCACAACCCCTTCCAATTCCTGGAGGGAGTGGCGATCTGTGCCTATGCGGCCCAGGCTAACCTGGCGTATGTCTACTGCCGAGGGGAATTCTGGGACCTTGCCCACCGGCTTGAGGAGAACCTTGCCGAAATGGGTCGCGCCGGCTTTCTCGGCGCACGCCTCCTCGGCACCGACTACGATCTGGACATCCGGGTCCACCTGGGTGCCGGCGCCTACATTTGCGGCGAGGAAACGGCGCTGCTCGAGTCGCTGGAGGGCAGGCTGGGCCAGCCCAGGCTGCGCCCCCCATTCCCCGCCGCCAAAGGGCTGTATGGCAAGCCGACCGTGGTCAACAACGTCGAGACCCTGGCCAACCTGCCGCTGATCCTGACACGCGGGGCGGAGTGGTACCGGGGCTTTGGGACTGAGAAGAGCCCTGGGACGAAGATCTTCAGCCTCTCCGGGCATGTCGCACGACCTGGCAACTACGAACTCCCGCTCGGGACACCCTTCCGCGAGCTGATCTTCACCTACGGGGGAGGCACGTCCTCGGGGCTCAAGGTCAAGGCGATCATGCCGGCCGGGGCCTCTTCGTCCATCCTGCCTGGGACAGACGAGGTGCTCGACACCCCGATGGACTACGAATCCGTGGCGGCGGCTGGCTCGGCGCTGGGCTCGGCTTCGGTAATCGTGATGGACGAGAGCGTCGATCTAGGCTGGGTGCTCAAGAAGACCAGTGAGTTCTTCAATCACGAGTCGTGCGGCAAGTGCACGCCGTGTCGCGAGGGCACCTATTGGATGCTGCATGCCATCGAACGGCTCGAGCACAACCGCCGATCCGTCGGCGATGTCGCCCTGCTGCGATCGGTGGCGGCCGGGATGCAGGGCAAGTGCCTGTGCGCGCTAGGGGAGTTCTCGGTTGTGCCGGTCGTCACCGGCATCGACCGCTTCCAGGCGGACTTCCGGCCCGACGGGCGGGACGAGCCATGA